The following coding sequences lie in one Fusarium poae strain DAOMC 252244 chromosome 1, whole genome shotgun sequence genomic window:
- a CDS encoding hypothetical protein (TransMembrane:2 (o556-574i713-731o)~BUSCO:3083at5125), whose protein sequence is MVINDSGVRVSRPNLAMSATAPTNTAAVGTAPSTTDDSASTITVNTKTPNFPPPKTDKPRPHVCGTCTRSFARLEHLKRHERSHTKEKPFECPECSRCFARRDLLLRHQQKLHQSSTPASRPRNRRESTTGVAPGQSRARKNSVAGNVAAAAAAAVAPASNAISNTMRPRANTISHIDVSALQMNSANPSVARGIPHGHTHSRHPSLAGLPIHNMDHFFGGMSNAMGQRSMQPGIPKLDAGAFNSLDFVNPLRTAPSLSAFSTEFEFENMLFGGTTVNPNALHYSDSPQAMNLEQTSPFGNGIDGMHTNQNFDDSIDWLTGFEHQMSFANENVIDGSSPSAISTTSQSGISDVMLDGSNHPAPAGTSAMWQQPVMAPPQMPTNPFAMDLNGSVFPDLLNGAPLSPQPATQKINDPYFSTPPPSLSSLSPSVVTGLNTQNINQTLGFNASPETPSSLNGGNHGASPVTTITDATRHAIVNILSQCLPFGGRKYSFTSQGSPQSPLSQTAPPQAANLPSTQDLQRYVGAYLAYFHPHLPFLHLPTLSFDMPLSNSRPGVGGSGCLILSMAAIGALYEMEVAVSRELFEMAKKMIFFYLEERRKADVRKADIRRSTPTDHSNDGGVHTPVWLVQAMLLNVVYGHNCGDKTASDIASTHCAALVSLAQAADLLRPGRPNASEGQDVQMAEDGNWNPNMETDQTEWLRWKSGEERKRTLYAVFILSSLLVSAYNHTPALTNSEIFLDLPCDEEFFSAESSAVFHARGGTEAADHNRMTFHDALGDLLHANDKPHQFSTNGQFDPSVDGRDLMASPLRTSTFGSLILINALHNYIWETRQRHHNKSWTNEETEKMHRHIEPALKAWQAAWASNPHHSVERPNPYGQGPLSADAIPLLDLAYIRLFVNLGRSKEKFWQRDWDGMAEELSRGNEIVQHAEQSPISNSESGSTEPSDNSNSSGFVESPATQMSLIDFSNTKHPPLQPGSSMSGHATSRREKHLRKAAFYAADSLAMSDKLGVTFADFTSRELPLQSALCTFDCAQVLAEWIATLQDRVGCYLGILGKDTVDLTDVHAIMLLEEEDVKLLGKVQEVLSSAEIKMNMLNGQEANMDMDGYSGYAAKLLRITAMMLDKAAVWPVTRLKARCLEAHANFMRTRAERSIIPQHDSRV, encoded by the exons ATGGTTATTAACGACTCCGGCGTCAGAGTCTCGCGTCCCAACCTTGCCATGTCCGCTACAGCTCCGACAAACACCGCCGCCGTCGGCACTGCACCCTCCACCACCGACGACTCTG CCTCAACCATCACTGTCAACACAAAGACGCCCAATTTCCCTCCCCCAAAGACAGACAAACCCCGTCCTCACGTCTGCGGTACCTGCACTCGTTCGTTCGCCCGATTGGAACATCTCAAGCGACACGAACGCTCTCACACAAAGGAGAAGCCTTTTGAGTGCCCCGAGTGTTCAAGATGCTTTGCTCGTCGTGACTTGTTGCTACGTCACCAGCAAAAGCTGCACCAGAGCTCGACGCCAGCCTCACGCCCTCGTAATCGTCGTGAGTCTACAACCGGCGTCGCTCCTGGCCAGAGCCGCGCTAGAAAGAACAGCGTCGCTGGTAATGTAGCAGCAGCCGCTGCCGCCGCTGTTGCCCCAGCTTCAAATGCCATATCAAACACAATGCGTCCGCGAGCCAATACCATCAGCCATATTGACGTTTCGGCTTTGCAGATGAACTCTGCCAATCCTTCTGTGGCTCGTGGTATCCCTCACGGTCACACTCACAGCAGACACCCAAGTCTCGCCGGTTTGCCAATCCACAACATGGATCATTTCTTTGGTGGCATGTCCAATGCTATGGGCCAGCGGTCTATGCAACCCGGCATCCCCAAGCTTGATGCAGGAGCCTTCAATAGCCTGGACTTTGTTAACCCTCTCAGGACAGCACCTTCATTGTCTGCATTCAGTACCGAGTTCGAGTTTGAGAACATGCTTTTTGGGGGGACGACAGTCAACCCTAACGCCCTCCATTACAGCGATTCACCACAAGCGATGAACTTGGAACAGACGTCGCCTTTCGGAAACGGGATCGATGGGATGCACACGAATCAAAACTTCGACGATAGTATTGACTGGTTGACTGGGTTTGAACACCAGATGTCATTCGCGAACGAAAATGTGATTGATGGATCTAGTCCGTCCGCAATCAGCACGACGAGTCAGAGTGGGATTAGCGATGTTATGTTGGATGGGTCGAATCATCCCGCGCCGGCTGGGACAAGTGCCATGTGGCAACAGCCTGTGATGGCACCTCCGCAGATGCCAACGAACCCTTTTGCGATGGATCTGAATGGTTCAGTCTTTCCGGATCTCCTCAACGGAGCACCGTTATCACCTCAGCCAGCTACTCAAAAGATCAATGACCCTTACTTCTCTACGCCTCCACCCTCGCTGAGTTCGTTGAGTCCCTCTGTCGTGACGGGGCTCAACACCCAGAACATTAACCAGACTCTTGGCTTCAACGCCAGCCCGGAGACGCCATCCTCCCTAAATGGCGGCAACCACGGCGCTTCGCCCGTGACCACCATTACAGATGCCACCCGGCATGCCATAGTGAACATCCTGTCCCAGTGCCTGCCCTTTGGGGGTCGTAAATATTCCTTTACTTCTCAAGGCTCACCTCAATCTCCTCTTTCACAGACTGCCCCTCCTCAAGCAGCCAACTTGCCCAGTACTCAGGACCTCCAGCGATATGTCGGTGCCTATCTAGCTTATTTCCACCCTCATTTGCCTTTTTTGCATCTTCCAACATTGTCCTTCGATATGCCTCTTTCCAATAGTCGCCCAGGTGTAGGTGGTAGTGGTTGCCTTATTTTGTCCATGGCCGCCATTGGCGCGCTCTACGAGATGGAAGTCGCTGTGTCCCGAGAGCTGTTTGAAATGGCTAAAAAAATGATTTTCTTCTATCTTGAGGAACGGCGAAAAGCCGATGTACGAAAAGCAGACATTCGTCGAAGTACTCCCACTGACCACAGCAACGATGGGGGGGTTCATACTCCAGTGTGGCTTGTCCAGGCGATGCTCCTGAACGTGGTCTACGGCCACAACTGCGGTGACAAGACCGCAAGTGACATCGCTTCCACTCACTGCGCTGCTCTGGTAAGCCTCGCCCAGGCCGCTGATCTCCTTCGGCCCGGTCGTCCCAACGCCTCTGAAGGCCAGGACGTCCAAatggctgaagatgggaaCTGGAACCCCAATATGGAGACCGATCAAACAGAATGGCTTCGATGGAAGTCGGGAGAAGAGAGGAAGCGAACTCTATACGCAGTCTTTATACTGTCCAGCCTCTTGGTCTCTGCCTACAACCACACGCCCGCATTAACCAACTCGGAAATCTTCCTGGACCTTCCCTGTGACGAAGAGTTTTTCTCGGCCGAGTCGAGCGCTGTGTTCCATGCCAGAGGCGGAACAGAGGCTGCGGACCACAACAGAATGACATTCCACGATGCCCTGGGCGACCTTCTTCACGCTAACGATAAGCCACATCAATTTTCCACGAACGGACAATTCGATCCCTCAGTGGACGGCAGAGATCTCATGGCATCACCGCTTCGCACCAGCACATTTGGTTCACTTATTCTTATCAATGCGCTCCACAACTACATTTGGGAGACACGACAGCGACACCACAACAAATCCTGGACAAATGAGGAGACGGAAAAAATGCACAGGCACATTGAACCTGCTCTTAAGGCATGGCAGGCAGCTTGGGCAAGCAATCCTCATCACAGTGTTGAACGCCCAAACCCCTATGGTCAGGGTCCTTTGTCAGCCGATGCGATTCCTCTGCTTGATTTGGCATACATCCGACTATTCGTGAACCTCGGGCGCTCAAAGGAGAAGTTCTGGCAACGGGACTGGGACGGAATGGCCGAAGAGCTCTCTCGTGGCAACGAGATCGTTCAACACGCGGAACAGTCACCTATCTCAAACTCTGAATCTGGTAGTACCGAGCCCTCGGACAACTCCAACAGCTCCGGGTTCGTGGAATCGCCTGCGACTCAGATGTCATTAATAGACTTTTCAAACACCAAGCATCCTCCTCTCCAGCCGGGATCCTCCATGTCAGGCCATGCCACTTCTCGGCGAGAGAAGCATCTACGAAAGGCTGCCTTCTATGCCGCAGATTCGCTCGCCATGTCTGATAAACTCGGGGTCACCTTTGCCGACTTTACAAGCAGGGAGCTTCCACTTCAGTCCGCCCTCTGCACCTTTGACTGCGCTCAGGTTCTCGCGGAATGGATCGCCACGCTGCAGGATCGGGTTGGTTGCTACCTAGGCATTCTCGGCAAGGACACAGTTGATCTTACAGATGTGCATGCCATCATGCttttggaggaggaagatgtcAAGCTGCTTGGCAAGGTCCAGGAGGTCTTGTCCTCTGCAGAGATCAAGATGAACATGTTGAACGGACAGGAAGCCAACATGGACATGGATGGTTACAGTGGCTATGCTGCGAAGCTACTTCGAATCACTGCCATGATGCTGGACAAGGCAGCGGTCTGGCCAGTGACACGCCTCAAGGCTCGGTGCCTGGAGGCACACGCAAACTTCATGCGAACTCGTGCTGAGAGATCGATTATTCCTCAGCATGACTCACGAGTGTAA
- a CDS encoding hypothetical protein (SECRETED:SignalP(1-18)): MRHTLFPLVSLLIGSSLATDVVTITAPVSIPSNEPEWKDKDTFTSAVLNSTNFYREEHNATALQWNKTLEEFASDYLDDLDDCEFEHSGGPYGENLAIGYPNVTASIEAWGDERDKYDFDDAEFDEETGHFTQLVWKDTTTVGCGRKLCGKKGWYLVCEYWPRGNVEGQFEEEVVKEEGGAFTTKPGVGLALIVFLGYIVVFL, from the coding sequence ATGAGGCATACTTTATTTCCTCTTGTATCTCTGCTCATTGGCTCCAGCCTTGCTACAGATGTCGTTACAATCACAGCACCAGTATCCATCCCATCCAACGAGCCAGAAtggaaagacaaagacacaTTCACATCAGCTGTCCTCAACAGCACAAATTTCTACCGGGAAGAGCACAACGCCACAGCTCTACAGTGGAACAAGACACTCGAGGAGTTTGCGTCAGACTACCTCGATGATCTCGACGACTGCGAGTTTGAGCACTCAGGCGGTCCATATGGCGAGAATCTTGCCATAGGTTATCCCAACGTTACAGCTAGCATCGAAGCATGGGGTGATGAGCGGGACAAGtatgactttgatgatgcCGAGTTTGATGAAGAGACGGGCCACTTCACCCAGCTTGTCTGGAAGGATACCACCACTGTGGGCTGTGGAAGGAAGCTGTGCGGCAAGAAGGGGTGGTATCTTGTCTGCGAGTACTGGCCCAGGGGCAATGTGGAGGGACAGTTTGAGGAAGAGGTTGTCAAGGAGGAAGGTGGTGCGTTCACGACGAAACCTGGTGTCGGATTGGCATTGATCGTTTTCCTTGGGTACATTGTtgtctttttataa
- a CDS encoding hypothetical protein (BUSCO:59468at5125), translating into MTGRGGGGGRRVLVPPINFIFKLLQSHATVSVWLYEQLSIRIEGKIRGFDEFMNLVIDDAVEVKQITKTNDKESRRPLGQILLKGDNVSLIQSAAS; encoded by the exons ATGACTGGTCGCGGTGGTGGCGGAGGTCGTCGTGTTCTCGTTCCTCCCAT CAACTTCATCTTCAAGCTTCTCCAATCA CACGCTACGGTCAGCGTCTGGCTGTACGAGCAGCTCTCCATTCGTATTGAGGGCAAGATCAGA GGCTTTGATGAGTTCATGAATTTGGTCATCGACGATGCTGTGGAGGTTAAGCAAATTACGAAGACCAACGATAAGGAGTCCAGGAGACCTCTCG GTCAAATCCTGCTGAAGGGAGACAATGTGTCGCTGATCCAGAGTGCCGCAAGCTGA
- a CDS encoding hypothetical protein (MEROPS:MER0001056), with protein MAPNPASNLCTSTACLQLAADMKQSMALNYTKIDPCEDFEQYACGNWAEYHDIPQGAESIYGISASQEQTYILVRRILEDPYPAGEDAGYITVNLTKEQTKADKRNLAKIQEAYQVCQNYTALEEEGLDVLSEIVKTVVELYPTDASNTTTVSFAFTETIATFESFGIGTFQQIFISQNEYDLEEVVLGISPPLFQGLRLPDTKEGEAELVEITSALLRATYPSQLNNVTATELAESVYSLQMKLVRAWAWSLTNEVSDIVPAGNLKKLAPNFDYEGVIKHLAPKSWKGTLNTRYPSYFTNMSDVISQTSTETVQAYFVWKMISSVSSYIEHDLTNKYNDFQYKLEGKDPESLRPRWNKCVTLLDQGVNWIVNIPTAEVAVGPHGLTWILTRFFVDKNFGPEKINVASQMVDYIKEAFSDRIKTREWATEKVKKAAREKIEAMQKMIGLPTDPNPMDPIAIEKYYSDIEIKPSLVLNALAFAKSRIAKQWKSLAGPYSRGQLIMSTLKTNAYYAQTRNEIGLLAGYLQAPLFDPGYPDYINYGGAGSIVGHEITHGFDSQGYMYDKTGNKTSWWDKESEEAFVSQAKCFIEQYSNFTIEITDGTALPVNGSLTLPENIADAGGVVSSFAAWKKKDKDRGMSKNLPGLEKFSHEQLFFLKWGQTWCSRIQPKYSLQLLTTDVHAPSAARALLPLKNSAEFNKAFSCPKKSPVCELW; from the exons ATGGCACCGAATCCGGCGAGCAATCTCTGCACATCTACAGCATGTCTTCAACTCGCCGCAGACATGAAGCAAAGCATGGCACTGAATTACACCAAAATTGATCCATGTGAAGACTTTGAACAGT ATGCCTGTGGTAACTGGGCTGAATATCACGACATCCCTCAAGGTGCAGAGTCTATATACGGTATATCAGCTTCCCAAGAACAAACATACATACTTGTTAGAAGAATACTTGAAGACCCGTATCCTGCAGGTGAGGATGCCGGATATATCACTGTCAACCTGACCAAGGAGCAGACTAAGGCGGATAAGAGGAATCTTGCTAAGATCCAAGAGGCTTATCAGGTCTGCCAGAACTACACGGCTCTTGAGGAAGAGGGTCTTGATGTCCTGTCAGAAATCGTCAAAACGGTCGTAGAGTTATACCCTACTGATGCATCCAACACGACCACGGTTTCTTTTGCTTTTACAGAGACAATAGCAACCTTTGAAAGCTTCGGGATCGGAACTTTTCAACAGATTTTTATCTCACAGAATGAGTACGACCTGGAAGAAGTTGTTCTGGGAATCTCCCCTCCTTTATTCCAGGGATTGCGATTGCCAGATACAAAAGAAGGCGAAGCGGAGCTGGTGGAAATAACCTCTGCCCTGCTCAGGGCGACGTACCCTTCTCAACTCAATAACGTAACTGCCACCGAACTTGCAGAATCTGTTTATTCACTCCAAATGAAGCTTGTACGGGCTTGGGCATGGAGTTTGACAAATGAAGTTTCTGATATCGTTCCAGCAGGGAATTTGAAGAAGCTGGCTCCTAACTTTGATTATGAGGGTGTGATCAAGCACCTTGCGCCCAAAAGCTGGAAAGGAACACTTAACACTCGTTACCCCTCATACTTCACAAACATGTCCGACGTCATCTCCCAAACATCGACTGAAACAGTCCAGGCGTACTTTGTATGGAAGATGATATCTTCTGTGTCATCTTATATCGAGCATGACTTGACCAACAAATACAACGACTTCCAATACAAACTCGAAGGAAAAGACCCAGAAAGCCTCAGACCTCGCTGGAATAAATGCGTCACGCTGTTGGATCAGGGAGTCAATTGGATTGTCAACATTCCCACCGCCGAGGTAGCTGTAGGTCCCCATGGTCTTACCTGGATTCTCACTCGCTTTTTCGTGGACAAGAACTTTGGACCGGAAAAAATCAACGTAGCCTCGCAAATGGTCGACTATATTAAGGAAGCCTTCTCAGATCGAATCAAAACGCGTGAATGGGCAACtgaaaaggtcaagaaggcCGCTCGTGAGAAGATCGAGGCTATGCAAAAGATGATTGGACTTCCTACAGACCCCAATCCCATGGATCCCATCGCTATTGAGAAGTACTACTCCGACATCGAAATCAAGCCATCTCTTGTCTTGAATGCCCTCGCATTTGCAAAGTCCAGGATCGCCAAACAGTGGAAGAGCCTTGCGGGGCCATACAGCAGAGGTCAACTCATCATGAGCACTCTGAAGACTAACGCATACTACGCCCAGACCCGGAACGAAATCGGCCTGCTGGCAGGATACCTCCAAGCTCCCCTTTTTGACCCGGGGTACCCCGACTACATCAACTACGGAGGTGCAGGTAGTATCGTTGGTCATGAGATCACACACGGTTTCGATAGTCAGGGGTACATGTACGACAAGACGGGAAACAAAACGTCATGGTGGGACAAGGAGTCGGAAGAAGCCTTTGTGAGCCAAGCGAAGTGCTTCATCGAGCAGTACAGCAACTTCACTATAGAGATAACCGATGGTACAGCTCTCCCCGTCAACGGAAGCCTCACTCTTCCCGAAAACATCGCCGATGCCGGCGGTGTAGTGTCAAGTTTTGCGGCCTGGAAaaagaaggacaaggatAGAGGAATGAGCAAGAACTTACCAGGCTTAGAGAAGTTCTCACATGAGCAATTGTTCTTTCTAAAATGGGGTCAAACTTGGTGTTCGAGGATTCAGCCTAAGTACTCTTTACAACTGCTTACGACGGACGTACACGCTCCCAGCGCCGCCAGGGCCTTACTGCCTTTGAAGAACTCGGCCGAGTTCAACAAGGCTTTTAGTTGCCCGAAGAAGAGTCCCGTTTGCGAGCTTTGGTGA
- a CDS encoding hypothetical protein (TransMembrane:11 (o12-35i56-77o89-108i115-135o147-170i269-288o308-329i386-408o414-432i491-517o529-547i)) has product MAAASPAETALVILYYLYPALVFTYFFSASLVLACTAQSSQKDEHKRKRPNGTFVLILYLLCILTYAAQLLLLGIQAALVREWPTEDHIIIGHLACILAFGIQLTRCLDAELGPFYPFIGSWALGLSFDVLITSLSATMGLLSPFSVFSILNIVSITVRCFCFVSLAGLFTLGAPSRAESDEEREPLLPKATTTSPSTPISQESGYGSTLQAEEEEDEAPEYSWERREREAKEAMKKRLEEGGNWFEYAKGFKILFPYVWPVGNVGLQLRAAAVCLCLFASNALHLLIPRQTGIIMDSLNGSGSSNPWIAVIIFAALRLAASESGIELIRQWLWVPVKYYSHDALTRAAYSHMMHLSADFHDSKSSSDMMMAIYGGSAVSNVVENVLLYAVPMLIDMGVAIVYLSITFGPYEGLITVATGVFFLLIASRLVANSKAASRNRVNALYEEHYVRQSGFLGWQTVSAFNQIGYEDNRHANAVTNRWLREQQYVLGWYVSIGFQTLVLTSGLLASAFLAVYRIKAGHATPGQFAMLLMYWAQLTSPLQFFAKLGKNVSDDFIDAERLLDIMRTQPSVENQKGARPLKFVAGEVDFEQVSFSYDKKKGIIKDVSFHVPAGQTVAFVGATGAGKSTLIKLLDRFYDVGEGRICIDGQDIRDVDLFSLRDRIGVVPQSPILFDDTIMNNVRYGRITATDEEVYDACKAACIHDKIKGFTHGYKTRVGERGVKLSGGELQRIAIARAMLKKPDIVLLDEATSAVDTDTEQQIQVSFKRLCEGRTTFIVAHRLSTIMNADRIIVVENGEILEQGNHDELIVAGGRYADLWSKQVFVRSKDEDKNTSSGQAGFVNDLSSEQTKAELSKVKKPATEASEQGKLPKAQGSEEQVTGTPTQKQEGNRLNPVAATFTPRTLAKARQLTVTETSEASTISTTGNEAMNASSQTSRQWSDEVAEQEEQAKKQSAIASRP; this is encoded by the exons ATGGCGGCTGCCTCGCCGGCAGAAACCGCCCTGGTGATCCTGTACTACTTGTATCCAGCTCTGGTTTTTACCTACTTTTTCTCCGCCTCCCTTGTCTTGGCTTGTACAGCCCAATCTTCTCAAAAGGATGAACACAAGAGAAAACGCCCAAATGGCACATTCGTACTCATTCTTTACCTTCTGTGTATTCTAACATACGCCGCTCAACTTTTGCTACTTGGTATACAGGCTGCCCTTGTTCGAGAATGGCCAACTGAAGACCACATCATCATTGGGCATTTGGCATGCATACTGGCGTTCGGGATTCAACTCACCCGTTGCCTTGACGCTGAACTCGGACCCTTTTATCCTTTTATCGGTTCATGGGCGCTCGGTTTGTCTTTTGATGTTCTCATCACGTCATTGTCTGCAACAATGGGGTTGCTCTCCCCGTTCAGCGTCTTCAGCATCCTGAACATCGTTAGTATCACCGTTCGATGTTTTTGTTTCGTGTCTCTTGCAGGCCTGTTCACTCTTGGTGCACCATCTCGGGCGGAATCAGACGAAGAACGGGAACCATTGTTACCCAAGGCTACAACCACCTCGCCCAGTACCCCAATTAGTCAGGAGTCCGGGTATGGTTCAACGCTTCAggctgaggaagaagaagacgaggccCCAGAATATAGCTGGGAACGTCGCGAGAGAGAGGCCAAAGAGGCCATGAAAAAGAGGCTTGAGGAAGGTGGTAACTGGTTTGAGTATGCGAAAGGTTTCAAG ATTCTCTTCCCATATGTGTGGCCTGTTGGTAACGTCGGCCTACAGCTTCGTGCAGCAGCCGTATGCCTGTGCCTGTTCGCATCGAACGCTCTCCACCTTCTGATTCCCCGTCAGACCGGCATCATCATGGACAGTTTGAATGGATCTGGTAGCAGTAACCCTTGGATCGCAGTCATCATATTCGCCGCACTTCGCTTGGCTGCTTCTGAATCCGGTATCGAGCTTATCCGCCAGTGGCTATGGGTCCCTGTTAAATACTACTCCCATGACGCATTAACACGAGCAGCCTACTCCCACATGATGCACCTCTCAGCAGATTTCCATGATTCGAAGAGTTCGTCGGACATGATGATGGCTATCTACGGAGGCAGTGCGGTATCCAATGTCGTCGAGAATGTTTTGCTTTATGCTGTTCCTATGCTTATCGATATGGGTGTAGCCATTGTCTATCTCTCCATCACCTTCGGTCCATACGAAGGCCTTATTACAGTGGCCACTGGtgtcttctttcttcttatcgCCAGTAGACTCGTGGCCAACTCCAAGGCGGCTAGCCGAAACCGGGTCAATGCACTATACGAGGAACACTATGTGCGCCAGTCCGGCTTTCTCGGGTGGCAGACTGTCAGTGCGTTCAACCAGATTGGTTATGAAGACAACCGACATGCCAATGCAGTCACCAATCGTTGGCTTAGAGAACAGCAATATGTGCTGGGGTGGTATGTGTCTATTGGCTTTCAGACTCTGGTCCTCACATCTGGTCTTCTTGCCAGTGCGTTTCTCGCTGTTTATCGTATCAAAGCCGGCCATGCAACTCCTGGACAGTTCGCGATGCTCTTGATGTATTGGGCACAATTGACATCACCGCTTCAATTTTTCGCAAAGCTGGGTAAAAATGTAAGTGACGACTTCATCGATGCCGAACGCCTTTTGGACATTATGAGAACCCAGCCTTCGGTCGAAAACCAGAAGGGAGCCAGGCCGTTGAAGTTCGTTGCTGGCGAGGTGGATTTTGAACAAGTTTCTTTCAGTTATGATAAAAAGAAGGGCATTATCAAAGATGTCAGCTTCCATGTCCCTGCCGGACAAACGGTTGCTTTCGTTGGGGCTACAGGAGCAGGAAAATCAACCCTTATCAAACTGCTAGATCGATTCTACGACGTGGGTGAGGGCCGTATCTGTATCGATGGTCAGGACATCAGAGACGTTGACCTTTTCAG TCTTCGGGATCGCATTGGGGTTGTTCCTCAAAGCCCAATTCTATTCGACGATACAATCATGAATAACGTACGATATGGGAGAATTACAGCAACCGACGAGGAAGTATACGATGCATGCAAAGCCGCGTGTATCCATGATAAGATCAAAGGTTTCACTCATG GGTATAAGACGCGTGTCGGAGAGCGTGGCGT GAAATTATCTGGTGGCGAACTTCAGCGTATTGCCATAGCCAGGGCAATGCTCAAGAAGCCGGATATCGTTCTTCTCGACGAAGCTACCAGCGCGGTAGACACGGACACCGAGCAACAAATCCAGGTCTCTTTCAAAAGATTATGCGAAGGTCGGACTACTTTCATCGTCGC TCACCGTCTTTCTACAATTATGAATGCAGACCGAATTATTGTGGTCGAGAATGGCGAAATCCTCGAGCAAGGCAATCATGATGAACTTATCGTTGCTGGAGGAAGATATGCGGATCTTTGGTCGAAGCAAGTTTTTGTGCGATCCAAGGACGAAGACAAGAATACCTCATCTGGCCAGGCTGGATTTGTTAATGACCTATCCTCGGAGCAGACCAAGGCTGAATTGTCAAAGGTTAAGAAGCCGGCCACGGAAGCCAGCGAACAAGGGAAATTGCCCAAGGCACAAGGCAGTGAAGAACAAGTCACCGGTACCCCAACGCAAAAGCAAGAG GGAAACCGATTGAATCCTGTCGCCGCTACGTTTACCCCCAGAACGCTGGCCAAGGCTAGGCAACTAACGGTGACTGAGACCTCCGAAGCATCGACCATATCTACTACAGGAAATGAGGCGATGAATGCAAGTTCGCAAACTAGCCGACAGTGGTCCGATGAGGTCGCCGAGCAGGAGGAACAGGCCAAGAAGCAGTCGGCCATTGCTAGCCGACCCTAG
- a CDS encoding hypothetical protein (BUSCO:36238at5125) has translation MAPSAVIDDFSSHDGQALEALSDNIDDVNVIKYDESSKFDKEKNKNTFRQYADATDRVKNFYREQHHKQTVAYNLAARNRFYNSSRPRPEMTIWEAMEKLNTLVDESDPDTSLSQIQHLLQSAEAIRRDGKPRWMQLTGLIHDLGKLMLFFPELETQGQWDVVGDTFPVGCAFSDKIIYPDTFAEGNPDAVNPDFNTKFGIYSPNCGLDNVMLSWGHDEYLYHVVKDQSTLPDEALAMIRYHSFYPWHREGAYQHLMCDKDWEMLKAVNAFNPYDLYSKSDGVPDAEKLKPYYMDLIAEYFPSPVIKW, from the coding sequence ATGGCGCCCAGTGCTGTCATTGACGACTTCTCCAGCCATGATGGTCAGGCTCTCGAGGCTCTCTCCGATAACATCGACGATGTCAACGTGATCAAGTACGATGAATCCTCCAAGTTcgacaaggagaagaacaagaacaccTTCCGCCAATACGCCGATGCCACCGATCGCGTCAAGAACTTCTACCGCGAACAGCACCATAAGCAAACTGTCGCTTACAACCTTGCTGCCCGTAACCGCTTCTACAATTCTTCTCGTCCTCGCCCCGAGATGACCATCTGGGAGGCTATGGAGAAACTCAACACTCTCGTTGACGAGTCCGACCCCGACACCTCCCTCTCTCAGATCCAGCATCTCCTCCAATCTGCTGAAGCTATTCGCCGCGATGGCAAGCCTCGATGGATGCAGCTGACTGGTCTCATTCACGACCTTGGCAAGCTGATGCTCTTTTTTCCCGAACTCGAGACTCAGGGACAGTGGGACGTTGTTGGTGATACTTTCCCCGTTGGCTGTGCTTTCTCTGATAAGATCATCTACCCTGATACATTTGCCGAGGGAAACCCCGATGCTGTCAACCCCGACTTTAACACCAAGTTCGGCATCTACTCTCCCAACTGTGGTCTTGACAACGTCATGCTCTCTTGGGGTCATGACGAGTATCTTTACCACGTCGTCAAGGACCAGTCCACCCTCCCCGATGAGGCCCTTGCCATGATTCGCTACCACTCGTTCTACCCCTGGCACCGGGAGGGCGCGTACCAGCACCTCATGTGTGACAAGGACTGGGAGATGCTCAAGGCTGTCAACGCCTTCAATCCCTATGACTTGTATTCCAAGAGTGACGGCGTCCCTGATgctgagaagctcaagcCTTACTACATGGATCTTATTGCCGAGTACTTCCCTAGCCCTGTTATCAAGTGGTAA